From Clostridium sp. SY8519:
AGCGGTGCGGCACAAGTTTTCTGATGTTTGTTGTCATCATCAGCATTGTGGTCTTCCTTTTTATCCGGGTGGATTCCCATGTGCTCCGGATTGTTTTCCGCCTGCTTCTGGTGCCGGTGATTGCCGGGATTTCTTACGAGATACTCCGGGCAGCCGGACGGAGAGAGGGACCGATGCTGAACCTGGTCAGCAAGCCGGGACTCTGGATGCAGGGACTGACGACTAAGGAGCCGGACCAGTCGATGATTGAAGTGGGAATCGCGTCCGTAGAGGCTGTATTTGACTGGAAGCCTTATGTCGAGGAAGTTCGAAAGGAAGAAGGGCTCCGGAAGGAGCAGAACAGGAAGGCGTTATTATGACAGACGCTGCAAGGACCTACCGGCAGGCGATGGCAGAGGCCGGGGCGCGGCTCAGGGAGGCTTCTGTAGAGAATGAACAGGAAGAAAGCTGGTTCCTCCTGGAATATGCCGGCGGCATGAGCCGCAGTGAATATTATCTGAAATGCGAAGAACCGATGCCTTTCGAGATATATCAGAAGTATCAGGAGCTGGTGGAAAAGCGCTGTACCCATATACCGCTGCAGTATCTGACCGGTGAACAGGAATTCATGGGACTGGTCTTTCAGGTGAATGAACATGTGCTGATTCCCCGGCAGGATACAGAGACCCTGGTGGAAGAAGCGCTGCGCTTTGCGGCTCCCGGCATGAAGATGCTGGATTTGTGCACCGGCAGCGGCTGTATTGCGGTCAGCATGAAGCATTATGTGCCGGGACTTGCGGTCACTGGGTCGGATCTGTCGGAAGACGCGCTGCGGACAGCCCGGGAAAATGCCCGCCGGAATCACTGCGCGGTTACTTTTGTACACAGTGATCTGTTTGACGCGCTGGAAGGCCCCTTTGACCTGATTGTATCCAATCCGCCCTATATTCCGGAAGGGGTAATCCCTGCGCTGATGCCTGAGGTAAAAGACCACGAACCCATGACTGCCCTGAACGGAGGGAAAGACGGTCTGTATTTTTACCGGGAAATTATTCGAGGAAGCAGTCGGTTCCTGACAGAAGAGGGATATCTGCTGTTTGAAATCGGCTCGGATCAGGGCAGGGCAGTCAGTGAACAGATGGCAGACAATGGATTTTCCGAAATCCGGGTCATCCGGGATCTGGCCGGGCTGGACCGGGTGGTCTGCGGCAGGAAAAAGAGCAGATAACGGGCAAGTTTGAAATATAGAGGAGAAAAACAGCCATGTTCGATAAATTAGAAGATACGCTGCGCAGATTTGAAGAGATTCTTCATTTGCTGACAGAACCGGATGTAGTAAACGATCAAAAAAGATTTCAGGCGCTGATGAAGGAACAGAGTGAACTTTCCCCCATCGTGGAGGCCTATAAAGAGTATAAAAACTGTCAGGAAACCGCGGAAGACGCGCTGGCAATTCTGCAGGAAGAAAAAGATGAAGAGATGCGTGAACTGGCAAAAGAAGAAAAAGCAGAAGCCGAGAACCGCATCGGGGAACTGGAGCAGGAACTGAAAATCCTTCTGCTTCCCAAGGATCCCAATGATGACAAGAATGTCATTGTGGAAATCCGCGCGGGTGCAGGCGGGGATGAAGCGGCGCTGTTTGCCGCGGAAGTCTACCGCATGTATGTGCATTACGCGGAGTCGCAGCACTGGAAAGTGGAAACCATGGATGTGGAGGAAATCGGGATCGGCGGCATGAAGTACGTCAGCTTCATGATCAGCGGCCAGGGCGCCTATTCCAAGATGAAATACGAAAGCGGCGTCCACCGTGTGCAGCGTGTGCCCGAGACAGAATCCGGCGGCCGGATCCATACTTCCACCATTACCGTGGCAATTATGCCGGAGGCGGAAGATGTTGATGTGGAACTGAATATGAATGACTGCAAATTTGACGTGTTCCGGGCTTCGGGAAACGGCGGGCAGTGCGTCAATACTACGGATTCCGCCGTGCGTCTGACCCATATCCCTACGGGAATTGTGATCTCCTGTCAGGATGAAAAATCCCAGCTGAAAAACAAAGAAAAAGCCCTGAAAGTGTTGCGGGCCAAATTATATGATATGGAACTGCAGAAAGCGCATGACGCGGAAGCAGACGCAAGAAGAAGCCAGATTGGTACCGGTGACCGGTCGGAAAAAATCCGCACGTATAATTTCCCCCAGGGACGTGTCACGGATCACCGGATTAAACTGACCCTGTATAAACTGGACGCGATATTAAACGGCGACCTGCAGGAAATCATTGACAACCTGATAGCTGCTGATCAGGCTGCGAAGCTGGCCAAAGTTGACCAGGCATAAGAACGTACAGCTGGCGGCACTGGACCTGGACGGTACCCTGCTGAATCCGGAGAAGAAGATTTCAGCGGAAGACGAGCAGACGATCCGGGAGGCCCTGTCTGCCGGCAGGGAGATTGTGATCGCCAGCGGACGTCCGTATTTTGGACTGCCGCTTAGGAAAATTGCGCAGATGGGCATCCGGTACGCAATTACGGTGAATGGCGCAGCAGTGTATACCATTCCCGATATGAAGTGCCTCTACCAGGATCCCATGCCCAAGGAGGCGGCGCTGACTGTCATGGAACACCTGGAAGACGCGGAAGTATACTGTGATGTCTTTATTGACGGCAGAGGCTATGGGAGCAGGAGCAAGCGGGCCCTTCTGGATCAGCTGCCGCTGCCGGAACCCATGCGCCGGTATAAAAAGGAAACCAGGACTTTTGTGGATGATCTGCCGGCGGCTGTCGGCGCCATGGGACGTCCGGTACAGAAACTTACCCTGGATTTTGTCCGGCGGGACGGTCAGATGCTGCAGCGTCGGGAAACAGAACAATATCTGCAGCAGATGTCAGAACTCTGCGTGGTCAGCGGAGGCGGCGGCAACCTGGAGGTAACAGGTACCGGTACCAGCAAGGGAAAAGCCTTGAAGGTGCTGGCAGACCGGCTGCAGATACCGGTCTGCGACACGCTGGCCTGCGGAGATTCCGGCAATGATCTGGATCTGATCAAAACAGCCGGAGTAGGTGTGGCGATGGCCAATGCAGACCGGGAAGTGCTGGCCGAAGCAGATTTTATTACAAAATCTAATGCGGAATCCGGCGTGGCATATGCCCTTCGCTGTTTTATGGAGTTCTGACCGGCGTTTTTTTGAAAAAACGCAGTTGGCTGCAGAAAAACAGCTGCAGAAAAACAGCTGCAGAAAAAGATTGCAGAGAAAAACGTGGAAAAAAGGTCGCAGAAAAAAGCTGCAGAAAAACGGAACCGCCTTCTTCCGGAAGAAAAGGGAAGAAGGCGGTTTCTTTCCAAATGCACGCAGACTGGAAGCAGTTACTGCTCCGGCGCGATCAGTACCATGCACGGCGAATATTTTACTACATATGCGGTAACAGAACCGATGGCCTGAATCCAGCCTTTTTTGGTGGATTTGGTCATGATAATAATGTCAGTGCCGTCATTTTTGGCGCATTTCAAAATATCTTCACCGGCACGGCCAAAGATAATCGTGGGTGTGACATCATAGTCCGTCAGCATAGCAGCGGCCTTGTCCATCAGTTCTTTGGCGCGGCCTACGGCAGGATCCAGCTCATCACTGGGAACCGGCGCAATGACATCCTCCCGGATCATCAGAAGCCGGATCTTGACATCGCCGGGCTGGAACAGCTTTTTGGCTAATGTGATTGACTTGATACTGCGTTCAGTGCCGTCAATCGGAATAAGAACGTTTTTCATACAAGTTCACCTCCCAAAAAAAGTAATAGATTTATTTCCTATCTTTATTATAATAAGTTTTCGTCAGACAGTAAAGTGATTGCAGAGAAGATGACAGATATAAAGCAGAATCTGAGGCAGATCAGAGAGTACTGGAACTATGGAAAAAAGAATATGGGGACGCTTCTGATTTTTGAAGTGATTTACAAGCTGGCGCTGATCCTGGTGGCCAAGCCCTGCATCAACGGACTGATTCATCTGGCGATGTATCTGCGGGGGCTGACGTTTATTTCGGACGAGACCCTGTTTGAACTCCTTCGGTCGCCCTGGACGATTCTGCTGCTGGCGGTATTCTGTCTGCTGCTCACCTTTCTGGTGCTGTTTGATATTTGCTGTATCATCAAATGTTTTCACGCGACTTATCATCGGCAGCAGATTCCACTTACCGCACTGGCAATGGAAGGACTGCGGGCGGCTACGGGACATCTGTTTCAGCGTTCCATCCTTCTGATTGTCTATTTGCTGGTAATCATCCCGCTGACCTATTCGGCAGTTATGTCCGGCTATGTGGCAGTATGGTCTGTTCCCCATTTTATCATGGAATATATTGATTCCAAACCGATGCTGCGGATTGCGTATGTGGGCGGAATGATTTTTCTTGCCTGGAAGTTTTTTCCCTGGGTATATGCACTGCATATCTATACACTGGATCACGTCAATTTTAAAACAGCCAGAAAACAGAGCAAGCGGCTGGTGTCCGGACATTACTGGATGGATCTGATTTTTCTTGCCGGCTGGTGTATCCTGTTGCTCCTGGCTTATTATGGGATCATTCTTCTGGGCGGCTGGGTAATCTCTTCCGTGAATCATCTGCTGGCCAGTTCAGATCTCTTCAGCAGCCTGACGTTATCCGGTTTTGCGGTGCTGCTGAATGTGGTAGGTGTTGTTTATTACTGTATGGCGCTGCCCATGGTATTTCTGGGGGTGAGCATCCGCTACTACAGCAGAAAAGAGCAGAACGGAGAAACGGCTGCGCCTGCCTTCCGGGATCTGGAGCACTGTTATCATATCTCGGAGGCGGCCTGGGTGCAGAAGATTGTCGAATACCGGAAAAGGATACTGGTGGCGGTGCTTGCAGCCCTCATCGGGACGTTTACCTTTTTGTCTGTAGCAGACAAGAAGGGCTGGGTGCGCATGAATGTGCAGACGGCCACCCAAGTGACCGCACATCGGGGATATTCTGCTCAGTATCCGGAAAATACGATACCGGCGTTTCTGGGCGCTGCCAGGATCGGAGCGGATTTTGCGGAACTGGATGTGCAGCAGACAGCGGATGGAGAACTGGTCGTCATGCATGATGCGTCACTGAAGCGGACCACCGGGTGGAATAAAAAGGTGTGGGAATGCACCGCAGCCCAGATCAGCCGACTGGATGCGGGAAGCTGGTTTGGCAGCAGATATAAAGGGACAGCAGTGCCCACGCTGGAAGAAGTGATCCGCGCAACCAAGGGGAAGATCCGGCTGAACATTGAAACCAAACCCAGTGAGCATGATACCGATCTGGAAGAAAAACTGACGGCGCTGATCAAAAAATACCATCTGGAGAAAAGCTGTGTGGTCTCTTCTCTGAAATACAGCAGCATCAAGAAAGTAAAACAGCTGGATCCGGATATTACCACAGCTTATATTTCATCCATTTCCTATGGAAATTTTTCCGATATGCTGTATGCGGATGCCTACAGTGTGGAATCCTCCGGTGTAACCGCGCAGTTTGTGCACAGAATTCACAGAGCAGGCAAACAGGTATATGTGTGGACGGTGGACGATGAGAGTACGATGAAAGAGATGGTAGAGCTTGGGGCAGACCAGATCATTACCAACGAGCCGGTAGAAGCGGAAAAGCTGATCATTCAGGATAAGCATATGAATTTCTGGGATCATTATCTGGATGATCTGATGGAGCTTGGTAAATGAGACGGATCTTCGGACGCTTTGGACATACCTGTGGGTTAAGTTCCTGGCAGGAATTTGTGCAGTATGCCAAGAGAAACAGGCTGCAGATGTATATTCGATATACAGGAAAAACGGTCTGCAAAAATAGTTCTTACTGTAGGAAAAAAGCCGCTCAGACCTTACGGTCTGGGCGGCTTGTATTCGGGGACTTTTTCAGTCCTATGGATGGGAGGGGGTTATCGGATGCGGATCGTCAGTGTTTTTGTCAGTGTTTTTGCCTGATAGGTTTTGGTAGCTGCCGCACGGATTTTAATTTTGATTTTGTAGGTTCCTTTCTTCAGCCCTTTCGGAATGCGAACGGTTCCTTTCCGGCTGACAGATATTTTTTTGCTGCCGGATTTCCGCGTAAAGGTGACAGGGGCTTTTCCTTTTACGGAAACTTTGAGTTTAAAGCGTTTTGAGGATTTTTTCAGCGCGCGTGCCTTGTAAGTTTTCTTTAAGTATTTTTTGCTGACGCGGATCGTCTGTGTTTTCCTTTTCTTATTTGGTTTCGGAGCAGACGGTTTTTTGGCGGCGTCCTCTGCGTCGGCAGTTTTGACAGCGTCTTCCAGCCAGGAATAGGCTTCCTGCACATCATAGTCACCGGAATGGGGTTTCAGCCATGCAAATTCAAAATTGGCATCCTTGATGCTGGAATCATTGGTCATTGCGTAGCGCAGAACTGTCTGCAGAGCGAAGGAAGTATCCCGGTCCGCCATACCGTGCCGCACATACCAGTACGGTGCGGAATCGCCCAGAGAGTCTTTGCTGCCGGAAATTGTCTGATTGGTCAGATAAGGGATCGGACTTGCCATTTCCAGCTGCAGCGCCAGGGCCTTTCCTTCCTTAGTCTTCATAAATTCATCCCAGGTTTTTCCGGTTTCGTCTTTTCCGGCGGAATTTTTACTGTCCTTATCATTGTTCCAGGAATAAAATTCGTAGGGGGTATAAGCCTGATCGTCAGTACCGAAAAGGTTGTCTTCATTCTGGCCCGCAATACCCATGCCCACATTACTGAAAGCCATGGGAACCTTCAGGGTTTTGTTAGATGCAATATAATACAGATATCTGTCATAATTAAAGCTTGCTGGATCCACTGTGACGGATGCCCGGGGGCCGGAACCTTCGGATCGGAAAGTGATCCAGTCCTGATTCCGGGCGGCCGGAACGGAAGCGTCAGAAGCAGCGGGGAATTTTCCGGTGACATCTGCCTGCATCTGCGCGCCGCCGATTTCATCCGCGGATTCCCTGATCTCATCCTTTAGCAAGCTAATGACAGCATCCTTAAGATTTTCAGAAGTCAGTGGTGTTTTTCCGTCATCCAGTTTCAGTCCAAGGTGATTGACATACTGACCGTATTGCAGTGCCAGCGCTTTGCTGGCAGCCTGGGCTTCCTGCTGAGTGAAGTTGTAGCCGTTGAGTTTCATTCCGAGAGGATCCTGGAAGAGATTGCCCTTTCCGTCAACACCTGTATCAGCCAGCTCCTTGTCTGCATACAGAGCATTTCTGGTGTTCTGGTAGGTCCATTCATAAGCTGCGTCAGCCTCGCGCAGATCATTGATCGGACAATAGGCGATGGTGGCAAATACGTCATCGCGGATGGAAGAGGTATAGGTTCCGTTGGAATGTTTGGTAATACCGGCGGCGCCAATTTCGTACAGGGACTGGAAATAATCAGAACTGTTGCCGCTGGCGGCGATGATCGTGGACAGTGCGCCGCCGCCGGAGGTACCGGTGACAACGATGCGTTCCGGATTGCCGGCTTTCAGACGCGAGGCATTGGCACGCAGATAGCGGATGACAGCTTTTGTGTCTGTCATGGTAGCCGGGGAGTGGCTGATATGCTTTCCGGCAGGATCCGTCTTGTCCGCACGGCTGCGGCAGCCGTAGCTGACAATCACATACCCTTTTTTCAAAGCCTTTCCGATCTTGTCGGTATTGGATGTGCTGAAGTAATTTTTGCCGTTTACAACCTGGGTCCGCGCGGCATAGGCATCGGACATCCAGCCGGCATTGTTTACATACAGCAGGATCGGAGATGAGGAAGTGGCGTTTTCCGGTACATAGATGCTAAGTTTTTGGTCGATGCGGTCTTCATTCTGTACCGTGGCCACATTGGTGGGATGTTTGACATAGCAGTCTTCGTACATGGTGACTTTTTTCGGTTTTCCGTCCACTTTTACGGTCAGTGCGGTGGATGATGCGGTGGAAAAATCCAGATCCTGTGTACCGGCCGGTGCAGTATCGGATGTTTTGGGGCCTGCGGCCAGAACTGTGGGTGCCAGAGTACCTGTTATGGCACATGCCATCAGTATGGCCAGGGCTTTTGCTCGTTTCAATGGGTGGTTCCTCCTTTGTGGTTTGATGAATTTCTTTTTCTTTTGTTGTGACTTCCGTACGGTCTGAAAACAGGTTTCCTGCCGTCTGCTGCTGGGATCCGGATCCTGTCGGCAGGGGTAAATTATCAAATAGTTTATTTATTTGACGAAATTATATAAAAAATAAAAGGAGAAAACCATAAGATTATAGATAAAAATGACAATAATAGAAGAATTTCTATGTTTTGCCCATACAAAATAGATAAAGTATACACTAGGTATATAGAAAAAACAGAAATTACCAGAGGGTCAACCTTTATTACAGAAGATTGATTCTGTTTTGCCTTGTAAATTAATTTCTGTTCGAGGTCATAAAACGCCCACGATACAGAAACATAGCGATTTTCTGTTCTCACGCGTTCTGTGGCATTACGAACACCTGTCAAATCTTCAAGTACGAAAAGAGTATGCTTTGGGTTAGATTCAACGAGTGCCTTTGATACACAATGGTTCACATCCTGCATCCAACGGTTTTCTCGCTGACCAATAGCTTTCAGTCTTCTTCTTGCGGAAGGTGTCTGTCGCATTTGGAGTTCTTTGCGAAGCTTGGAATAGCTGGTGCGTCTCTGCTTGATAGCTTTCCCGCTTACAAAACCAGACTTGTGCTTACTATCATAGGTTGCAACAACGAAGTTAATCCCTCTGTCAATGCCTACCACATTACAAATGTCAGAAATATTACTTTCTTCGACATCATAAGTTACTGGTATGTGAAGATAATATTTACCAAGCTTTTTTGTGAGCTTGGCTGTGCCAAACTTATAGATTGTTTGGTCAAAATATTGAGACATGCCTTCAGTGAAATAGGACAGTTTAACGCGACCATTAAGCGCATTTGCAAGTATGGTTCTTTTCTGTCTAAACAGTATTGGAAGGGCGGCAGGAGTCAGCAGTTTTGCTGGTAAAGGGATTGAATAAAAGAGAGAAGAAAATGTATAATGTACATAAACGATATAACTCCTTACAACGAAGGTTTGCTGAAAAAAGTAATGAAGGAAGGGATTCGCATATATGGATAAGGGCTTATTTGTGTTAGAATAATTATCTAAAAGAGTATTCGATCCCATAAATGGAGAGAGAAAATGAAAAAAATAAATGTGAAATATTATTGGCTGCTCTTTGTACTGTCTGTGGTTTTTTCCATCATGATAATGCCTTGTCGTGTAAGTGCTGATGCTGAACATCCTAATCAGGAAGAGGCCATCGCATGGGTAAATCAGAGAGCAGCAGAATCCTGGTGTAAAAATTTGGACAATTTTGCTGGCTGCCAGTGTGTAGATTTGATTCAGGCCTATTATAATTATCTTGTTGGTTCTAAACAAAGTGGAAATGCAATTGACTATGCTTCAAATACGCCTCCTGATGGATGGAAAATCGTAAACGGATCACCTCGACCCGGGGACGTGGTTGTATGGGGTAAATATGTTAATGTCGGGGATAATAATGTTGGAAACGAATATACCAACAGCGAATTTGGGCATATAGGAATTGTAACGGCAATCATCGATGGGACATATATGTCTACAGTAGAAACGAATACATTATCCGGTCCCGCAGCAAGTACAAAAACAAGGCGGATTGATTCTGCATTGTGTTTTATCAGACCCAAATTTGATTTTATTCCTCCAGAGGTAACTGGTGATGGAAAGGTGATACTCAAAGGATCTTATGGTGGGTTATCTTCTTCTGGAAATTCCAGTGGATTTAGATTTAACCTTAGTTTTACGGTTACAGATAATTGTGGAATTGATCACATATCTGTATTGCAGCGAGAGTTTGGTCAGAATGATTCACAGCTAGTATCTGTTTATGAACTTAGCTGCACTGATAAAGAAGATAAGAAGAAACAAGATGTTGTATGTACACTTACAGCACCAGAAGGTATTTATTATTATAAGGTAATTGCAACTGATGAAGACGGGAATTCTAGGACGCAATGGCTTAACAACACAGTGAATCTTTATGAAGTAAGAACTTCTGATACGGGAACCTACAAGGTTACTGCAGATAAAGCTGTATTGCATTTAGCGCCATGGGCTAAAGTGAATGGCAAGTCTACGAACACAGGTGTATCTGCGCTGAAAGGAACAAAACTCGATGTTATTGGATCTTATACAAATCCGAATAACGGACATGTGTGGTATCAAATCGGAAATGAAAGGTGGATTTATTCAGAACGTGTAAAAAAATGCAGCTGGTTCAGTAATTTTATAGATGGACTATTTTCGATTTTTGGTGGTTCACAAGGCGGATATAGCGTTGAACGGGTAGTTTATACGAACGGTCAGGTCGTAGACCCATCATCAGAGGATGAATCAAAATCATCGATCAGTTATCGATTTGTTGATTCGGCGCCAGATGAGATCGACACAGTGGATGATGATGGCAATTCAGAAGCACCTGTCGGATCTTATAAGGTCAGTTTTGATGCAAATGGAGGTGTCAGCAGTGCATCGCTGAAATATGTAAAGGAAGGAAATGAGTATGGTACTTTGCCGACTGCTTCCCGATCCGGCTATAGCTTTGCCGGCTGGTACACCAAATCTGAAGGCGGAACAGAGATACTGGCGAATAGTATCTGCGAAGGGGATATTACACTCTATGCGCAGTGGAGTGAAAAAGTATCAGATTCTGGTTCTTGTGGCGAGAATCTTACATATAACCTCAGGTCAGATGGAACGTTAATAATTTCCGGAAGTGGTGCCATGACAAGTGCACCGTGGTATACAAAAGGACTGAATAAAAATATTGTAGAAGTCATCCTGCCGGATGGATTGACAAGTATATATAGCAATGCATTCAGTGGGTCTAATCTGTATGAAATTGTAATACCGAGCAGCGTAACCAAAATTGGAGCATCTGCCTTTTCTTCAGCATCCGGACTGCAAGGAAAGGTAACGCTATCATCCAATATAACGGATATTGAGGCATATGCCTTCAGTGGATGCAGTTCTCTGGAAGAGATTGAGATCAGATCATCAAAAGCTGTTTTGGGAAGAGCGGCATTCAGAGGAACAAGCGGTGTACAGAAGGTGACACTGCCGGCGGATATCAAATGGGAATATAGCCGCGGTGCTGATAGCGGTGCTGATACATTTTTAGGCTGCGGAGCAAAAGAAATTGTGTATACAGCCGGAGAGACAGGCGTCATGACCGATGCCGTGCCAGGGAGCGAGAACAATTGTTATACAGGAGGCGTATGCTACGGAACGCGGGCAAATGTGGAGAAGATCACGTTTGAAAAAGGAATCACGCATATCGGAAATTATACCTGCTATTGTAGTGGCAGCGACAGAGCATATCCGAACCTGAAGCAGGTGAACTTCCCTGAAGGGCTGGAAAGTATCGGAGAATATGCGTTTTATAATGCAGGAGGGACGTTTGACTGTACGCTGCCGTCGAGTCTGAAGGAAGTAGGGCAATATGCATTTAGTTCCTGTGGAATCACCGGAAATATCGCTGCGGGCTGTGAGTTTACGTCATTAGGACAATCTGCTTTTGGTGGAGCATCCGGACTGCAGGGGAAGGTAACGCTGTCATCCAATATAACGGATATTGGGGCATATGCCTTCAGTGGATGCAGTTCTCTGGAAGAGATTGAGATCAGATCATCAAAAGCTGTTTTGGGAAGAGCGGCATTCAGAGGAACAAGCGGTGTACAGAAGGTGACACTGCCGGCGGATATCAAATGGGAATATAGCCGCGGTGCTGATAGCGGTGCTGATACATTTTTAGGCTGCGGAGCAAAAGAAATTGTGTATACAGCCGGAGAGACAGGCGTCATGACCGATGCCGTGCCAGGGAGCGAGAACAATTGTTATACAGGAGGCGTATGCTACGGAACGCGGGCAAATGTGGAGAAGATCACGTTTGAAAAAGGAATCACGCATATCGGAAATTATACCTGCTATTGTAGTGGCAGCGACAGAGCATATCCGAACCTGAAGCAGGTGAACTTCCCTGAAGGGCTGGAAAGTATCGGAGAATATGCGTTTTATAATGCAGGAGGGACGTTTGACTGTACGCTGCCGTCGAGTCTGAAGGAAGTAGGGCAATATGCATTTAGTTCCTGTGGAATCACCGGAAATATCGCTGCGGGCTGTGAGTTTACGTCATTAGGACAATCTGCTTTTGGTGGAGCATCCGGACTGCAGGGGAAGGTAACGCTGTCATCCAATATAACGGATATTGGGGCATATGCCTTCAGTGGATGCAGTTCTCTGGAAGAGATTGAGATCAGATCATCAAAAGCTGTTTTGGGAAGAGCGGCATTCAGAGGAACAAGCGGTGTACAGAAGGTGACACTGCCGGCGGATATCAAATGGGAATATAGCCGCGGTGCTGATAGCGGTGCTGATACATTTTTAGGCTGCGGAGCAAAAGAAATTGTGTATACAGCCGGAGAGACAGGCGTCATGACCGATGCCGTGCCAGGGAGCGAGAACAATTGTTATACAGGAGGCGTATGCTACGGAACGCAGGCAAATGTGGAGAAGATCACGTTTGAAAAAGGAATCACGCATATCGGAAATTATACCTGCTATTACAGTGGCAGCGACAGAGCATATCCGAACCTGAAGCAGGTGAACTTCCCTGAAGGGCTGGAAAGTATCGGAGAATATGCGTTT
This genomic window contains:
- a CDS encoding leucine-rich repeat protein: MKKINVKYYWLLFVLSVVFSIMIMPCRVSADAEHPNQEEAIAWVNQRAAESWCKNLDNFAGCQCVDLIQAYYNYLVGSKQSGNAIDYASNTPPDGWKIVNGSPRPGDVVVWGKYVNVGDNNVGNEYTNSEFGHIGIVTAIIDGTYMSTVETNTLSGPAASTKTRRIDSALCFIRPKFDFIPPEVTGDGKVILKGSYGGLSSSGNSSGFRFNLSFTVTDNCGIDHISVLQREFGQNDSQLVSVYELSCTDKEDKKKQDVVCTLTAPEGIYYYKVIATDEDGNSRTQWLNNTVNLYEVRTSDTGTYKVTADKAVLHLAPWAKVNGKSTNTGVSALKGTKLDVIGSYTNPNNGHVWYQIGNERWIYSERVKKCSWFSNFIDGLFSIFGGSQGGYSVERVVYTNGQVVDPSSEDESKSSISYRFVDSAPDEIDTVDDDGNSEAPVGSYKVSFDANGGVSSASLKYVKEGNEYGTLPTASRSGYSFAGWYTKSEGGTEILANSICEGDITLYAQWSEKVSDSGSCGENLTYNLRSDGTLIISGSGAMTSAPWYTKGLNKNIVEVILPDGLTSIYSNAFSGSNLYEIVIPSSVTKIGASAFSSASGLQGKVTLSSNITDIEAYAFSGCSSLEEIEIRSSKAVLGRAAFRGTSGVQKVTLPADIKWEYSRGADSGADTFLGCGAKEIVYTAGETGVMTDAVPGSENNCYTGGVCYGTRANVEKITFEKGITHIGNYTCYCSGSDRAYPNLKQVNFPEGLESIGEYAFYNAGGTFDCTLPSSLKEVGQYAFSSCGITGNIAAGCEFTSLGQSAFGGASGLQGKVTLSSNITDIGAYAFSGCSSLEEIEIRSSKAVLGRAAFRGTSGVQKVTLPADIKWEYSRGADSGADTFLGCGAKEIVYTAGETGVMTDAVPGSENNCYTGGVCYGTRANVEKITFEKGITHIGNYTCYCSGSDRAYPNLKQVNFPEGLESIGEYAFYNAGGTFDCTLPSSLKEVGQYAFSSCGITGNIAAGCEFTSLGQSAFGGASGLQGKVTLSSNITDIGAYAFSGCSSLEEIEIRSSKAVLGRAAFRGTSGVQKVTLPADIKWEYSRGADSGADTFLGCGAKEIVYTAGETGVMTDAVPGSENNCYTGGVCYGTQANVEKITFEKGITHIGNYTCYYSGSDRAYPNLKQVNFPEGLESIGEYAFYNAGGTFDCTLPSSLKEVGQYAFSSCGITGNIAAGCEFTSLGQSAFGGASGLQGKVTLSSNITDIGAYAFSGCSSLEEIEIRSSKAVLGRAAFRGTSDVQKVTLPADIKWEYSGGADSGADTFLGCGAKEIVYTAGETGVMTDAVPGSENNCYTGGVCYGTRANVEKITFAEGITHIGNYTCYCSSKDYPNLKQIILPDSLTSIGSNAFYNTNSLTAVQFPEGITTLNSTSFYNMASGVKFYGYKGTRAESYASEKNYTFVPLYDPEISGIADSDELKRGETYQLSVSTCTGIDTYTDEADWSIEGQEFEGTTIDQTGKLVIDPDEMAEALTITASVGDHTNSVNVSVIQETYQVRFTGEIEKELELKRGQKVCRPTDEEEVGYQYSYVAVIDGEEKTLADENWELKVLSDITVQVSRELKTFTVTFIPGEGHFTEEGMSTGTYGYGAKLTDMPVPVRDDYDFAGWYTSEAEEGEEVTEEDICKSDMILYAHWTPHVHQWDEGTVTTEATCTETGTMTYTCACGETKEESIEALGHDYQSEVTTEAGCTEEGELTYTCSRCEDHYTEPIPAKGHIWNENYTVDKEATCLEEGSESIHCSVCDTVQEGSERVIEKGPHTYGEWVVTKEATCTDPGSREKTCTVCSDKVTEEIAATGHDYGEWISDDESGHTHVCANDASHKETESHTFDAWKNVKEATYEQTGLKERICTGCGYKEQEEIPKLEKTADQKAADVVAEKIQAIGAVTLNSKKDIEQARSSYNALTADQKKLVNEKTVQVLTDAESRYAELEEADGKFKADQKAAGIVAEKIQAIGPVTLDSKTAIEEARSGYDALTDAQKDLVTSKQYAALVKAEKTYAELKAADEQRKADQKAVAEVIRKINAIGTVTLNSKATIETARKAYNTLSDSLKGSVTNYEKLKNAEMQYSKLTVISQKIIVDNSITKIFGMKPFKMNAKTNGDGKLSYVSSDKRIATVSSSGIVTIKGVGTARIIITATQTEKYKAASETVTIKVLPKGIKVAKLTGAKKSFSVKWSKQPNITGYRIQYSTSKSFKKGSKYKIIKKYNSTSAKISKLKKKKKYYIRIQTYKTIGGKKYYSNWSQVKAVKTK